TGTTGTTTCTATCTCCAAGATTGTTTTTGATTGACGATGGTGGACACTTCAGTGAGGATGTCAACTGCCAGCGTCGCTTCGCTCCGACACTGTCCACGATCATTCGGAATCACTGTCCACGATCATCGGAATCCGCAGCCAAACGGCTAGGAATGACGGGATCACTCGTTTGCTGCCCACAGAGGTGCGGTGATTTTCGTTCGTCTTGTCTCTGATCTACATAAAGGTTCAAGTTTTTTGAACGTTTATGTCAGAGTGCGCCTTACGGCCAGGAAATGTGCCCGCGTGAGGAATCATGAGCGAAATATCCCTGCAACATTGAGGCGTGAAATATTTCGGCGCCTCCTTGCAGAGGGAGGACCGTTGCAGTCAGCATTCTATGCCTCGTCGTTTTTCACCCCGACCAATTCCAGGTCGCTTACAATTCGGGAGAGCCGGGCGCCCCAGGCATTGAGCGCCTCCTGTTTCTCCTTATCGTAGCTGTGCCGGTCGTAAACCCTGGTAACTTCTGACTCGATGTGGTTCAGGATCTTGGCGACCACAAGCCGAAGAACTCCCATTCCTGCCATTATGCTGGCCGCCGTGCGTCGGAAATCGTGCGCTCGGTAGGAGGCCTTCGAATTCCGGCGGACCCGCTGCGCGAGCTTCTGGACTTCGTAGATATGCCTGGTCCTGTCGGCGGTCCTACGGATATACCTACCCTAGACGCGCAGGCCGAATTATAATCACGACAAATTCAGGTGCTCCTAATTGCAGTGTGCGAATTGCCAGTGGAGGCATTCTCCATGATCGGCCAGACCATCTCGCACTACATGATTCTAGAAAAGATCGGACAGGGCGGAATGGGTGAGGTATTTCTTGCCCATGATGCTTCTTTAAATCGAAAGGTAGCGATCAAATTCCTTTCCGAACCCCTCAGGCAGGACGAAACAGCCCGCAGGCGTTTTCTAAGAGAAGCGAGATTGGCCGCGGCTTTGGATCACCCCTACATTTGCAGCATCCACGAAGTGGGTGAAGCCGAAGGCAAAAGCTTCATCGTCATGGAGTATGTGGAGGGTCAAACCCTAAAAGACCGTTTGGCGCAGGGACCGGTGCCATTGAAGGAGGGGATGGAGCGAGCGGTAGAAATCGCGGAGGCCCTGGCTGTCGCTCACGAAAAGGAAATTGTCCATCGGGACTTGAAACCATCAAACATCATGCTCCCTCGAACCGGCCACACAAAGGTGATGGATTTCGGTTTGGCCAAGCGTGTGGCTGGAACTGAGCAAATCGGCAGCCAGGAGACGACGCTTACCGGACTGACCAGGGAAGGCACGACAGTAGGGACTCTGCCCTATATGTCTCCGGAGCAGGTGCAGGGCAAGACGGTGGATCATCGCTCGGACCTGTTCTCATTTGGCATCGTGATTTACGAGATGTTGACGAGTGTCAATCCTTTCAGGAAAGGCTCAGGGCTGGAGACCGCCAATGCGATCATCAAGGAGACTGCCGCGCCGGTATCTCAACATCGCGATGAGGTGCCTCAGTCCCTCGTGGCGATCATCAGCAAATTGCTGGCCAAGGTGCCGGAAGAGCGATACCAGGGGGCGAGAGAGGTGGCGAGCGATCTGCAGAAAGTCGTTGACGAGACTTTCGGACAGCAGATTTTTATAACCAAGCCTGCATTTGCCAAGCTGAGAAAAGCCCTGACAAAACCAGCCTACTTGATTCCGCTGATTCTCGCGCTGGCGGCGGCTGCCTATTTCTCTGTGCAGGGCGTGCGCTCATATCAGAAAGCCAATTGGGCACGAGAAAAACTATTGCCTGAGATCGAGCAACTTGCCCAGAACATTCCCTGGAACGGTGAAGGTCCGAGTGCGTGGGCGGCTTACGAGCTCGCCAACCAGGCCGAGCAATACATTCCCGGTGATCCCCTGTTACAGCGCCTGGTACGGAGCATTTCCCGGCAGGTGAAGCTCTCCTCTGATCCAAATGGGGCGAAGGTCTATGCCAAACCCTACGCCGGCGCCGATTCGCGTTGGCGGTATCTGGGACAGACACCGTCCGACAGCATTCGACTTCCTATTGGATTTTCGAGGATAAAACTTGAGAAAGAGGGTTATCGAACTGTAAACGACATTGCTTGGGTTACTCCTTTTATCAGTGACAAGCTACCCTACACTCTTCCCGAAGCCGGGCGCATACCAGAGGATATGGAACTTCTGCCCGCGGCCGCGAACTGGTACCGGCTCAGCTTTGTGCCTGGAGAACTGCATTTTCCCGGTCTGCAGCATGTTGCAGGTGTACCTGTTGCCGATTTCCTGATGGACCGGCACGAGGTTACCAACAACGATTTCAAACGTTTCGTCGACAGCGGCGGATATCAGAATCCGCAGTACTGGAAGCAGCCCTTCGTGGGAAACGGCCAGACTCTCTCGTGGAAAGATGCCATGGCGCTGTTCACGGACAAGACCGGCCGGCCCGGACCGGCGACCTGGGAAGTTGGAGATTATCCGGATGGACAGGATGATTACCCGGTAACGGGCGTAAGCTGGTACGAAGCGGGGGCATACGCAGAGTTCGTCGGCAAACGCCTGCCGACGATTTACCACTGGGATCGCGCCGCCTTTACCTATGCCAGCGCGGAAATTGTTCCGCTGAGCAACATCAACGGGAATGGCCCCCGGCCGGTCGGGACTTCCCAGAGCATGAACCGCTTCGGGATTTACGATCTGGCCGGGAATGTGCGCGAGTGGTGCTTCAATGAAAGCACCCTTCACGGACAGCGCTTCATCCTCGGCGGCGGATGGAACGATCCCCCATACGCTTTCAACCTTGCCTTTGCCCAAAATCCGCTCGATCGGTCCGAAACCAACGGATTCCGGTGCATGAAGTATTGGGGAGCTGAAAAAAACCAGGCAGGATTGGAAAAAAACATCGAGCTGCCTTTTCGCGATTTCTTGAGCGAGCCGAAGGTTTCCGGCGAAACCTTCGCTCTCTATCTGAAACAGTACGCTTATGACAAAACGGCGCTCAATCCCATTGTCGAATCGGCGCAAGAGGAAAAGGATTGGATCAGGGAGAAGATCACATTTAACGCGGCCTACGGCAACGAGAGGATGGCGGCCTATCTTTTTCTTCCAAAACAGGGCAAGCCTCCTTTTCAGACGGTGGTCTACTTTCCGGGAGCGGACGCCATACCCAGCCGTTCAAGCAAGTCCTTGGGACCAGGCTCGAGAGATTTTCTGCTGAAGAGTGGGCGCGCACTCATGTTTCCAATTTACAAGAGCACCTATGAGCGCGGCGATAACCTCGCTTACGTCAATCCAGATGAAACGATCTTCTACAAGGAACACATCATCATGTGGGGCAAGGATTTGAGTCGGTCTATCGACTATCTGGAGACCCGCAAGGAGATCAACGCTGATAAGATCGCATACTATGGATTTAGTTGGGGCGGCGGCATAGCTGCCATCATGCTGGCAGTCGAGCCAAGGGTCAAAACCGGTGTGCTCGTTGTCGCCGGTCTCAGATTTGAGCGGTCGTTGCCGGAGGTGGATCCGCTGCATTATCTGCGCCGGATCAAGATACCGGTGCTGATGCTCACCGGGAAGTATGACTTCTTCTTTCCGTATGAGACTTCGCAGGTTCCCTTTTATCAGCTGCTCGGAACGCCAAAGGAGAATAAGAAGCTGATCGTACATGAAGGCAGCCACGTGGTACCCAGGACAGAGCTCGTGAAAGAGACGCTTGCCTGGCTGGATCACTACCTGGGGACTGTGAAGTAATCCATCACCGGCAGAGTGGCGCCGCCTCCATCATGTGAGGCCGACGGTTTTCAAAATCCGGACCGATTCCTGAACATCGCAGGTACCTACACCCTCGTGTCGGCGTACGCCCGAAATGGGACTGCGGCATTTCTCTTCTATTACTGCGCCATATTTGACCCGCTTTGCGCTGGCCCCCAGACCCTGAGGCAGGTGCAATTGCGAAAATTCTCGATTTCCTCAAAATTCTGCTTGACATGCGTTATATCTAACAATATAATCGTTTCGAATAACAATTTAATAGTTATATGTAACCAAGCCTACTCTCCTGAAAGGAGCGGCATCGATGCACGAGAGAATGATGTTAATCCTGTGGATAGGAATTGTCGGCGTGCTTGTGGGCGTCACCATGGCGCTCCTTGGATTCCATGGACCCGTCCCGGCTTTGATTACTTCAGTCAGCGGCGGGTGGATCGGGGTGGCCATTGCCGCAAAGCTCAGCAAAGGTGTCCGGGATGAAATGGTGGTGCGGGTGGAACACATCAGCGCATATTACGCATTCAACGCGACACTTTACTTTATCTTCGTGCTGATAGGGGTGCGTACATTCTCAAATTTGACATTGGGCGTCGGTGATTTATTGCTTACCTTGGTGCTCTTCATGTGTATCTCTTACGTGCTCCTCAAGTACGTTCTCCTGAGACGGGGTAAGGCGGAATGAAAACTCGAATCAAGGAATTCCGCGCGCGCCACGATCTCACCCAGGCACAACTCGCCGACCAACTCGGCGTCCGCCGGGAGACCATCTCCTTTATCGAGCAGGGGAAATACAATCCTTCGCTCCGGCTGGCGCATCGGATCGCAGTGGCTCTGAAATCGTCGCTCGACGAGCTATATATTTTCGACGAAGAAGATAATGCCGGGGCAACCCGCGATGGAGGCCCGTAAGT
This portion of the Terriglobia bacterium genome encodes:
- a CDS encoding helix-turn-helix transcriptional regulator, which produces MKTRIKEFRARHDLTQAQLADQLGVRRETISFIEQGKYNPSLRLAHRIAVALKSSLDELYIFDEEDNAGATRDGGP
- a CDS encoding protein kinase — encoded protein: MIGQTISHYMILEKIGQGGMGEVFLAHDASLNRKVAIKFLSEPLRQDETARRRFLREARLAAALDHPYICSIHEVGEAEGKSFIVMEYVEGQTLKDRLAQGPVPLKEGMERAVEIAEALAVAHEKEIVHRDLKPSNIMLPRTGHTKVMDFGLAKRVAGTEQIGSQETTLTGLTREGTTVGTLPYMSPEQVQGKTVDHRSDLFSFGIVIYEMLTSVNPFRKGSGLETANAIIKETAAPVSQHRDEVPQSLVAIISKLLAKVPEERYQGAREVASDLQKVVDETFGQQIFITKPAFAKLRKALTKPAYLIPLILALAAAAYFSVQGVRSYQKANWAREKLLPEIEQLAQNIPWNGEGPSAWAAYELANQAEQYIPGDPLLQRLVRSISRQVKLSSDPNGAKVYAKPYAGADSRWRYLGQTPSDSIRLPIGFSRIKLEKEGYRTVNDIAWVTPFISDKLPYTLPEAGRIPEDMELLPAAANWYRLSFVPGELHFPGLQHVAGVPVADFLMDRHEVTNNDFKRFVDSGGYQNPQYWKQPFVGNGQTLSWKDAMALFTDKTGRPGPATWEVGDYPDGQDDYPVTGVSWYEAGAYAEFVGKRLPTIYHWDRAAFTYASAEIVPLSNINGNGPRPVGTSQSMNRFGIYDLAGNVREWCFNESTLHGQRFILGGGWNDPPYAFNLAFAQNPLDRSETNGFRCMKYWGAEKNQAGLEKNIELPFRDFLSEPKVSGETFALYLKQYAYDKTALNPIVESAQEEKDWIREKITFNAAYGNERMAAYLFLPKQGKPPFQTVVYFPGADAIPSRSSKSLGPGSRDFLLKSGRALMFPIYKSTYERGDNLAYVNPDETIFYKEHIIMWGKDLSRSIDYLETRKEINADKIAYYGFSWGGGIAAIMLAVEPRVKTGVLVVAGLRFERSLPEVDPLHYLRRIKIPVLMLTGKYDFFFPYETSQVPFYQLLGTPKENKKLIVHEGSHVVPRTELVKETLAWLDHYLGTVK